The following nucleotide sequence is from Nitrosopumilus adriaticus.
AAGAAACACCAAGTTCTTGAGCATATCCCAATGCAGCGGGTCTTGCAGAATCAGGTACAGGAATTACTAAATCAGCATCATTAATTGGAAATTTCTTTGCCAAAAATCGTCCAATATTCTTTCTTGCAACATAGATGTTTGTACCTTCCATGTTACTTGAGGGATGTGCAAAATAAGTGAATTCAAAAGAACAATGTGCACGTGCAGGATCATCAGAGAAACGTTCAGTTTCTAAACCATTTTTGCTTAATTTTATCAATTCACCAGGATTTACGTTTCGTTCTAGTTTTGCGCCAACTGCAGACACTGCAGAAGACTCAGACGCGACAATGTAAGTGTCATCAGATTCTTTATGACCTAGAACCATTGGACGAAATCCCTTAGGATCACGAGCAGCATAAACAGAATTATCATCAGAGATAAATGTAAAACAATAAGAGCCGACCATTTCATTTTTGAGAATTGAAAGTGCTTTTCCCATTTGACCATTCTCTGAAATTAATGCAACTAGTCTTTGAGCGGCAACAAGAGTGTCACTTGCATTTTGTGGTGTAAATGAGCACCCACCTACCAGATTAGATAATTCTTGTACATTTGCAATTGTTCCATTGTGTGCAATGCAAAGATCTTTTACTTTGAGTGGTTGGGCATTTTCTAATGAACTTCTACCCATTGTAGAATATCGAACATGGCCAATAACTGCAGAAGATGCATATTCCTCAGTTATTTTTTTAAATTCAGATGAGGCACCAGAAACCAATCCCAATCTCTTAAGTGGCGGTTTATTTGGAATTGCAAGACCCCAAGCTTCTTGTCCTCTATGTTGAAGTGCTCTTAATGCATCAATTACCATAGGAACTACATTAGTTCCACTAAGACTAAAAATTCCAACAACGCCACAATTTTCCTTAACCATGAAGTACCAAGTCCCCTAACGAATTTAACCAAGTTTTTTGTGCTTTATCAACTCTTAGATCAACGACGGATGTTACTCCATTCACAAATTGAATTCTGTCTCCTCCAAATTTACCTATTACTTGAATGAAACTTTGTTCTTTTTTAGCAAATCTTCTAATTTTTTCAGATTTTTCTTATCAAAAGATAGTAGATATCGAGAATGACTTTCAGAAAAAAGAATTCTAGCAACATCTAATTTTTCCCCAGGTACTTTTTCCAAGGATACTTTGCATCCGATCATATTTCTCATACATAACTCTGAGATGGCAATTGCCAGTCCTCCCTTTGAGCAGTCATGGGCAGATTTTAAGAGACCATTATCAATTACCTCCAATACGGATTTCATATTTTTCTTTGATTCTGAAAAAACTACAGTAGGACATTTCCCACCAATGAATTTATGAATATACTCAAAATATTCAGAGCCACCCATCTCATCTTTAGTATCACCAATAATTACGAGACAGTCATTTTCAGATATTTTTTGAGGAATCAGTGGTTTTTTATCAATGAGTCCCAAAACGCCAATTACGGGAGTTGGTTTTATTGGCCCTGAAGGAGTTTCATTGTATAGGCTAACTTTGCCACCAACACATGGAATCTTAAAGTCTTTAGCAAAATCAGTCAATCCCTTTAATGATTCTAAAAATGTCCAAAAGATTTCAGGATCTTTTGGGTTTCCAAATTGAAGATGATCAAGCATTCCAATGGGCTTTGCTCCTGTGCATACAACATTTCTGCAAGCCTCCTCAAAGCAGCCGATTGCACCTTCTCTGGGATTTATGTAACATTGTTTTGGATTGCCATCAATCTTTGCTGAAAGAAATTTCCCATTGTCCAATCTTAAAACAGATGCATCCCCTCCAGGCTTTACAACAGTTCGAATTCCTACTTCATGATCATATTGACTATAAACCCATATCTTACTTGCGATATTTGGTGATGCAAGTAAGTTCATCAATGTTTTTGAATAATCAGAAATATCTTTGAGTTTCTTTTCATTCTCAATTGTTTTCAGATATTCAGGTTTTTTTGATGGCAAATCAAGTAAAGTGGCATTTGC
It contains:
- the purF gene encoding amidophosphoribosyltransferase, translated to MVKENCGVVGIFSLSGTNVVPMVIDALRALQHRGQEAWGLAIPNKPPLKRLGLVSGASSEFKKITEEYASSAVIGHVRYSTMGRSSLENAQPLKVKDLCIAHNGTIANVQELSNLVGGCSFTPQNASDTLVAAQRLVALISENGQMGKALSILKNEMVGSYCFTFISDDNSVYAARDPKGFRPMVLGHKESDDTYIVASESSAVSAVGAKLERNVNPGELIKLSKNGLETERFSDDPARAHCSFEFTYFAHPSSNMEGTNIYVARKNIGRFLAKKFPINDADLVIPVPDSARPAALGYAQELGVSFDEGLLKDRYSKKGPLRSFIEPHQSDRIEINRWIIPIREIIEGKHVVVIDDSLVRGTSSKAIIKALRRAGARKISMVITYPPIKFPCYAGIDFPSQEELATFSNGKEMNQEQITEMVRQSIGADFLGYNDAENLANAVGIPKDSMCFTCSSGNYESLGITPEFRSREEMKGE